A stretch of the Malus sylvestris chromosome 10, drMalSylv7.2, whole genome shotgun sequence genome encodes the following:
- the LOC126585372 gene encoding pentatricopeptide repeat-containing protein At1g62260, mitochondrial, giving the protein MTLIRRMILGNANGVVFRLITVPKGLRLRPLANPISNPASVSSRFASTSKPRSSTQTRDGENFFALNKRISHLIRTGHIAQAREVFDQMPQRNVVTWNSMITGYVKRREMAKARKLFDEMPERDVVTWNLIISGYISCRGSRYIEEGRILFDEMPERDCVSWNTIISGYAKNGRMAEALDLFNRMPERSVVSWNAMITGFLQNGEVVRAIEFFERMPERDGASLSALVSGLIQNGELDEAARIIIECGNKDDGREDLVHAYNTLIAGYGQRGRVDEARKLFDQIPFSHKKGKEGNGRFERNVVSWNSMIMCYVKTGNVVSARELFDQMVERDTFSWNTMISGYVHVSDMKEASSLFSKMPNPDALSWNSLILGYAQVGSLELARGYFEKMPQKNLVTWNSMIAGYEKNEDFVGAVNLFSWMQLKGEKPDRHTLSSVLSVSTGLVDLNLGMQIHQLVAKTVIADMPINNSLITMYSRCGAIKEAQTIFDEMKLQKDVISWNAMIGGYASHGFAAEALELFSLMKRLKVQPTYITFIAVLNACAHAGLVEEGRSQFQSMINEFGIEPSVEHYASLVDNIGRNGQLAEAMDLINSMPFEPDKAVWGALLGACRVHNNVELACVAAEALMRLEPESSAPYVLLYNMYADVGQWDDAADVRSMMEKNNVRKHAAYSRVESSNL; this is encoded by the coding sequence ATGACTCTCATTCGGAGGATGATTCTCGGCAATGCAAACGGCGTCGTATTCCGACTCATCACTGTGCCTAAAGGTCTCCGTCTTCGTCCACTCGCCAACCCTATATCCAATCCTGCGTCCGTATCCTCTCGTTTTGCCTCAACATCGAAACCCAGAAGTTCCACTCAGACCCGAGACGGCGAAAATTTCTTCGCATTGAACAAAAGGATCTCCCATTTGATCCGAACCGGTCACATAGCCCAAGCCAGGGAAGTGTTTGATCAAATGCCTCAACGAAATGTGGTGACTTGGAATTCAATGATTACTGGGTACGTAAAACGCAGAGAGATGGCGAAGGCGCGCAAGCTGTTCGACGAAATGCCTGAGAGAGACGTTGTAACCTGGAATTTGATTATATCGGGGTATATATCTTGTCGCGGGAGTAGGTACATTGAGGAGGGGAGGattttgtttgatgaaatgccaGAAAGGGATTGCGTTTCTTGGAACACAATTATTAGTGGGTATGCTAAGAACGGGAGAATGGCTGAGGCGTTAGACCTTTTTAATAGAATGCCGGAGCGGAGTGTTGTTTCTTGGAATGCAATGATTACTGGGTTTTTACAGAATGGTGAAGTTGTGCGTGCAATTGAGTTCTTCGAGAGAATGCCAGAACGAGACGGGGCTTCGCTCAGTGCGCTTGTTTCGGGGCTTATTCAGAATGGCGAACTGGATGAAGCTGCGAGGATAATCATCGAGTGTGGGAATAAGGATGATGGAAGAGAAGATTTGGTGCATGCTTATAATACGTTGATTGCAGGTTATGGTCAGAGAGGACGGGTTGATGAGGCGCGGAAGCTTTTTGATCAAATCCCTTTTTCACACAAGAAGGGAAAGGAGGGCAATGGGAGATTTGAGAGAAATGTTGTGTCATGGAATTCGATGATTATGTGCTATGTGAAAACTGGAAATGTTGTTTCTGCCAGGGAGCTTTTTGACCAAATGGTAGAACGAGACACCTTTTCGTGGAATACCATGATCAGTGGCTATGTTCATGTGTCAGATATGAAAGAGGCCTCTAGCCTCTTTAGTAAAATGCCAAATCCTGATGCACTCTCATGGAATTCGTTGATCTTAGGCTATGCCCAAGTTGGTTCTTTAGAACTGGCTCGTGGTTATTTTGAGAAGATGCCCCAAAAGAACCTGGTCACTTGGAACTCCATGATAGCAGGGTATGAGAAAAATGAGGACTTTGTAGGAGCAGTCAATCTCTTTTCTTGGATGCAACTCAAAGGAGAGAAACCTGATAGACACACTTTGTCTTCAGTTCTCAGTGTGAGTACTGGGTTGGTGGATCTAAATCTTGGCATGCAGATTCATCAGCTGGTGGCAAAGACGGTTATTGCAGATATGCCAATAAACAACTCCCTCATAACAATGTATTCGCGATGTGGTGCGATAAAAGAGGCACAGACAATTTTTGATGAAATGAAACTGCAGAAAGATGTGATCTCTTGGAATGCAATGATTGGAGGCTATGCATCTCATGGTTTTGCTGCAGAGGCTTTGGAACTTTTTAGTTTGATGAAGAGGTTAAAGGTACAGCCTACTTATATAACATTTATCGCAGTGTTGAATGCATGTGCTCATGCAGGATTAGTTGAAGAAGGCCGGAGTCAATTTCAATCCATGATTAATGAATTTGGCATTGAGCCAAGTGTTGAACACTATGCCTCCCTTGTGGACAACATCGGTCGGAATGGGCAGCTTGCGGAGGCCATGGATTTGATCAATAGCATGCCATTTGAACCAGACAAGGCTGTATGGGGAGCATTATTAGGTGCTTGTAGAGTGCATAACAATGTAGAGTTGGCCTGTGTTGCAGCTGAAGCATTAATGAGACTTGAACCTGAAAGCTCAGCTCCATATGTACTGTTATACAATATGTATGCTGATGTTGGACAATGGGATGATGCAGCAGACGTGAGATCAATGATGGAAAAGAATAATGTAAGAAAGCATGCAGCCTATAGTCGAGTTGAGTCTTCCAATTTGTAG